A genomic region of Nitrospirota bacterium contains the following coding sequences:
- the ruvC gene encoding crossover junction endodeoxyribonuclease RuvC codes for MLALGIDPGTTDTGYGLVESRGSNLFIQSYGTIKASKKFDMSRRLQAIYLEVEKIINTHKPDAVIIEKGFYSKNVQSTIKLAQVNGVIMLASVNAGVPVFEYTPLEVKLAVVGYGAAKKEQVQHMVYHILKLKEPVDTDHAADALAVAICHINSKIKYQR; via the coding sequence ATGTTAGCCTTAGGCATTGACCCGGGCACTACGGATACAGGCTATGGTTTAGTAGAGAGTAGGGGTAGTAATTTATTTATCCAGTCGTATGGCACCATTAAGGCATCTAAGAAGTTTGATATGAGCAGGAGGCTTCAGGCAATCTATCTTGAGGTTGAGAAGATTATAAATACACATAAACCGGATGCAGTAATTATTGAAAAGGGATTTTATTCAAAGAACGTCCAGTCAACCATCAAGCTGGCACAGGTAAACGGTGTAATAATGCTTGCCTCAGTTAATGCCGGGGTTCCGGTGTTTGAATATACACCATTGGAAGTTAAACTCGCAGTTGTCGGTTACGGGGCTGCAAAAAAAGAGCAGGTACAGCACATGGTGTATCATATACTTAAACTTAAAGAGCCCGTAGATACTGACCACGCGGCAGACGCACTTGCTGTTGCGATTTGCCATATAAACAGCAAAATAAAATATCAAAGATAA
- the ruvA gene encoding Holliday junction branch migration protein RuvA, with the protein MIALIRGNLIIKAPQFVVVDVSGVGYKVFIPLSTFPKLPPLKEEVTFHIHTHLKEDAIQLYGFLSIEERDFFLTLLTISGIGPKMGLNIMSGSTLPALMEILEQDDVKRLSMIPGVGKKTAARIILELKEKLISIASSTAEKGEPQSKITADALSALINLGYSRAHAGDAINRAIKDSKKETLEEVIREALKDLSSLGGR; encoded by the coding sequence ATGATAGCCCTGATTCGCGGTAATCTGATTATTAAGGCCCCGCAGTTCGTAGTAGTTGATGTTAGCGGTGTAGGCTACAAGGTATTCATCCCCCTTTCCACATTTCCGAAACTACCTCCATTAAAAGAAGAGGTAACATTCCATATTCATACCCATTTAAAAGAGGATGCAATCCAGTTATATGGTTTTTTGAGCATCGAGGAGAGAGACTTTTTTCTGACACTCCTCACAATTTCAGGGATAGGCCCTAAGATGGGGCTGAATATAATGTCCGGCTCTACCCTTCCTGCCCTCATGGAGATACTTGAGCAGGATGACGTAAAGAGGCTGAGCATGATACCAGGAGTAGGGAAAAAAACCGCCGCAAGAATAATCCTTGAGTTAAAGGAAAAACTAATATCAATCGCCTCATCAACCGCAGAAAAGGGAGAGCCACAATCAAAAATAACCGCCGACGCACTTTCCGCATTAATAAACCTCGGCTATTCAAGGGCACATGCAGGAGATGCAATCAACAGGGCTATAAAAGACAGCAAAAAGGAAACACTTGAAGAGGTGATAAGAGAGGCGTTGAAAGACCTATCATCCTTAGGTGGTAGGTAG
- a CDS encoding type II toxin-antitoxin system HicB family antitoxin, whose translation MPTRYRYTIEIIPEEDGIGYYAVVPSLPGCFSQGKTIEEAKKNIKEAISLHIKSLKNAGYLKIM comes from the coding sequence ATGCCAACAAGATACCGCTATACAATAGAAATTATCCCCGAAGAGGATGGTATTGGATATTATGCAGTTGTTCCTTCTCTGCCAGGTTGTTTTTCTCAGGGCAAAACAATTGAAGAGGCTAAAAAGAATATCAAGGAGGCCATATCCTTGCATATCAAATCTCTTAAAAACGCAGGATATCTTAAAATAATGTGA